In Halapricum desulfuricans, a single window of DNA contains:
- a CDS encoding riboflavin synthase, giving the protein MFTGIVETTGTVTEITDTEGGRRLTIESPFDDLSGGQSIAVEGVCLTVEEYGEDDFSVFLAEETLDRTFFDQLEEGDGVNLERALPADGRFDGHFVQGHVDGTAEILDIEAVGEDWRFTFSIPDEHDKYLVEKGSIAIDGISLTIAARNPDSIEVAIIPETYEVTTLSQKAVGDPVHVEVDVMAKYVERMLEADDQQPGWVAQATEE; this is encoded by the coding sequence ATGTTCACCGGCATCGTCGAGACGACGGGTACGGTCACTGAGATCACCGACACCGAGGGCGGCCGCCGACTCACCATCGAGTCGCCGTTCGACGACCTCTCGGGCGGGCAGAGCATCGCGGTCGAGGGCGTCTGTCTGACCGTCGAGGAGTACGGCGAGGACGACTTCTCGGTGTTTCTGGCCGAGGAGACGCTCGATCGGACCTTCTTCGACCAGCTCGAGGAGGGCGACGGCGTCAACCTCGAGCGCGCGCTGCCGGCCGACGGCCGCTTCGACGGCCACTTCGTCCAGGGTCACGTCGACGGGACCGCCGAGATTCTCGACATCGAGGCGGTCGGCGAGGACTGGCGCTTCACGTTCTCGATCCCCGACGAGCACGACAAGTATCTCGTCGAAAAGGGCTCGATCGCCATCGACGGCATCTCGCTGACCATCGCCGCGCGCAACCCCGACTCGATCGAGGTGGCGATCATCCCCGAGACCTACGAGGTGACGACTCTCTCTCAGAAGGCGGTCGGCGATCCGGTCCACGTCGAGGTCGACGTGATGGCCAAGTACGTCGAGCGGATGCTTGAGGCCGACGACCAGCAGCCCGGCTGGGTCGCACAGGCGACCGAGGAGTGA
- a CDS encoding ABC transporter substrate-binding protein — translation MASTLALAGCATQSGSPTTEPEQSELPTREDGIEQWGQKLNEHARKAGIDWEMFAGEGIELKFGMGLHKYSTTTKPLLPYFEELTGISVEYEIFEENRYWREARNAMADQSGEYDGFMVGLWPAGGYHQGTDGDPWVEDLWPYIEDATLTDQDWLAMEDFMDQTIELMTFPDPDGGDSFIGFPNGIEIYGCVGYDMETYDTLGLEEPTTFEELEQNAKAISESSEVDQEGMVSRTASATLSSANWGTMFRSHGAKWIDREVLLNEDDPDPEAVALINSDRGVESLERFGSILHNYGPSQAWTMDWYANNQTYNRGDVGMIYSTPQTSGIVDEERMANTKWIPPLRTEDGRERIGDTWIWATGISSYTDEQSQKAAWLFIQWANSRAANFLLSTHQWQGDEPRAGHARFNMYRDDSGSEWRYEADAYPEVAGAYPEVAGEGYEQTFIDGMKLVPTSPPPVPVDTPQNMNIMDEAATAMSRVVANGPDTARDELDAIASSVGEYAKRIPDRYINYVA, via the coding sequence GTGGCCAGCACACTCGCACTCGCGGGATGTGCGACACAGTCAGGCAGCCCCACGACCGAGCCCGAGCAGAGTGAACTCCCGACGCGGGAGGACGGTATCGAACAGTGGGGACAGAAGCTGAACGAACACGCCAGAAAGGCAGGTATCGACTGGGAAATGTTCGCTGGCGAGGGTATCGAGCTGAAGTTCGGGATGGGCCTGCACAAGTACTCGACGACGACCAAGCCTCTGCTCCCGTATTTCGAAGAGCTAACCGGCATCTCGGTCGAGTACGAGATTTTCGAGGAGAACCGGTACTGGCGTGAGGCCAGGAACGCAATGGCTGACCAAAGCGGCGAATACGACGGCTTCATGGTCGGGCTCTGGCCGGCCGGTGGCTACCACCAGGGCACCGACGGGGATCCCTGGGTCGAAGACCTGTGGCCGTACATCGAAGACGCGACGCTTACCGATCAGGACTGGCTGGCCATGGAGGACTTCATGGACCAGACGATCGAATTGATGACGTTCCCCGATCCGGACGGGGGAGACTCGTTCATCGGGTTCCCGAACGGTATCGAGATATACGGGTGTGTCGGTTACGACATGGAGACGTACGACACGCTGGGTCTCGAGGAACCGACGACGTTCGAAGAGCTCGAACAGAACGCGAAGGCGATCTCCGAGTCGAGCGAGGTTGACCAGGAGGGAATGGTCTCCCGAACCGCGTCCGCAACGCTATCGAGCGCGAACTGGGGGACGATGTTCCGCTCGCACGGTGCCAAGTGGATCGACCGGGAGGTGCTGCTGAACGAGGACGATCCGGATCCCGAAGCCGTAGCGCTAATAAACTCCGATCGAGGCGTCGAGTCGCTGGAACGATTCGGGAGTATCCTCCACAACTACGGGCCGTCCCAGGCCTGGACCATGGACTGGTACGCGAACAACCAGACGTACAATCGGGGCGACGTGGGGATGATCTACTCGACACCACAGACCTCGGGAATCGTCGACGAGGAGCGGATGGCCAACACCAAGTGGATACCACCGTTGCGGACCGAGGACGGACGCGAACGCATCGGCGATACGTGGATCTGGGCGACTGGAATCAGTTCCTATACCGACGAACAGAGCCAGAAGGCGGCGTGGCTGTTCATCCAGTGGGCGAACTCACGGGCAGCGAACTTCCTGCTGTCGACCCACCAGTGGCAGGGTGACGAACCGCGTGCGGGCCACGCACGATTCAACATGTATCGCGACGACAGCGGGAGCGAGTGGCGGTACGAGGCTGACGCGTATCCCGAGGTCGCGGGCGCGTATCCCGAGGTCGCGGGTGAAGGCTACGAACAGACATTTATCGACGGGATGAAACTCGTCCCGACGTCGCCACCACCCGTCCCAGTCGATACGCCACAGAACATGAATATCATGGACGAAGCAGCGACGGCGATGAGTCGCGTCGTCGCGAACGGACCCGACACCGCACGTGACGAACTCGACGCCATCGCTTCGTCCGTTGGCGAGTACGCCAAGCGGATCCCGGATCGGTATATAAATTACGTCGCATAA
- a CDS encoding glycosyltransferase family 4 protein, whose protein sequence is MRVAFVSMETTRHDDSAGRRRLERLARLLAERGHDVTVFCARSWDGERETATDAGVVYHGVTDAPAPTSFALRLPWALTRFDPDVVHALPTPASQVVAANVGGTLARAPLVLEAFGDTDPSGSRWAGRALSAPDRIVTPSELVRTELRERGVADDRLRTLPESIDMDLVRSVDPAEDVDVAFAHPLDETANVKSLLLGLAELRDRGWSATIIGDGPARADYEQEVEDLRIDDRVEFVGGCSREQRLAIYKGSHAFVQTAYREQFATELLWALAAGCVGIVEYQAESSAHELIENYDRGFRVTTPQQLADAIVDAGEFEHLTIEDSWADYDHEAVLEAYLQLYRNLQGEYGMIG, encoded by the coding sequence ATGCGGGTCGCGTTCGTCTCGATGGAGACGACTCGTCACGACGACAGCGCGGGGAGGCGTCGCCTCGAGCGACTCGCCCGCCTGCTCGCCGAACGCGGCCACGACGTGACCGTCTTCTGCGCACGGTCCTGGGACGGCGAACGCGAGACGGCCACCGACGCCGGCGTGGTCTATCACGGCGTGACCGACGCGCCCGCACCGACGTCGTTCGCGCTTCGACTCCCGTGGGCGCTGACCCGGTTCGATCCCGACGTGGTCCACGCGCTGCCCACGCCCGCCTCGCAGGTCGTCGCCGCGAACGTCGGCGGGACGCTCGCGCGCGCACCGCTCGTTCTCGAGGCCTTCGGCGACACCGATCCCTCCGGGTCGCGGTGGGCCGGGCGCGCCCTCTCCGCGCCCGACCGGATCGTCACGCCCTCCGAGCTGGTCCGGACCGAACTCCGCGAACGCGGCGTCGCGGACGACCGCCTGCGGACGCTTCCCGAGAGCATCGACATGGACCTCGTCCGCTCGGTCGACCCGGCCGAGGACGTCGACGTCGCGTTCGCACACCCGCTCGACGAGACGGCCAACGTCAAGAGCCTCCTGCTGGGACTCGCCGAACTCCGCGACCGGGGCTGGTCCGCGACGATCATCGGCGACGGACCCGCCCGGGCGGACTACGAGCAGGAAGTCGAGGACCTGCGGATCGACGACCGCGTCGAGTTCGTCGGCGGGTGTTCGCGCGAACAGCGGCTGGCGATCTACAAGGGATCCCACGCGTTCGTCCAGACGGCCTACCGCGAGCAGTTCGCCACCGAGTTGCTGTGGGCGCTCGCCGCCGGCTGTGTCGGGATCGTCGAGTATCAGGCCGAATCCAGCGCCCACGAACTGATCGAGAACTACGACCGCGGCTTCCGGGTGACGACACCACAGCAACTCGCCGACGCGATCGTCGACGCCGGTGAGTTCGAACACCTGACGATCGAGGACTCGTGGGCCGACTACGACCACGAGGCCGTCCTCGAAGCGTACTTGCAGCTGTATCGGAATCTGCAGGGCGAATACGGGATGATAGGTTGA
- a CDS encoding sensor histidine kinase — protein MVVSLGPSLDPLYVVYVAVFAVAAVASYASVAATPRIEDPGTRRGLAALLLATGGWATAHVGFLLAPTADLALGFYTVGLIVGLAAVGPWLYFTSAYTGRTLHQDRTLRIALLAVFLAIVIIKVTNPYHHLYYEATFVTHPFPHLAIQHKLAHWLAMGLAYGLSIVGYFMLFERFRQVSYDTRPLLALMGVTALPIVFDVAGFATPYLIDITYEPIGVVVFALGLLFVYFARFQAVQATGSHDEPMVLLDETDRIREYNDSAESLFPCLQGGTALGDPLWSALPEVADALDADEPIVGLERADGRHYYRVSERPFAADRPQLGRLIALQDVTERERYRRELERQNDRLESFASMVSHDLRNPLSVAMARLELARTERDSGDHLDTAADALERMETLIDDVLALARQGQPIDEPTTVSLAALAGDAWEMVDAPDVDFETEDCRFDADPDRLQQLLENLFRNAVEHGRSDPETRLTVRVGPLSDGEGFYVEDDGQGIPEDGREEIFESGYSTTSTGTGFGLAIVGEIAAAHGWSIAVTESDEGGARFEITGVESA, from the coding sequence GTGGTAGTCTCGCTCGGCCCGTCGCTCGATCCGCTGTACGTCGTCTACGTCGCCGTCTTCGCGGTCGCCGCAGTCGCCAGTTACGCCAGCGTCGCCGCGACGCCGCGAATCGAGGACCCCGGCACCCGCCGCGGACTCGCCGCACTGTTGCTCGCGACCGGCGGCTGGGCGACCGCCCACGTGGGATTCCTGCTCGCACCGACGGCCGACCTCGCGCTGGGGTTTTACACCGTCGGTCTCATCGTCGGGCTCGCGGCTGTCGGGCCGTGGCTGTACTTCACTTCGGCGTACACCGGCCGGACGCTCCATCAGGATCGGACGCTCCGGATCGCACTCCTCGCGGTCTTTCTGGCGATCGTTATCATAAAGGTGACCAATCCATATCACCACCTCTACTACGAGGCTACTTTCGTCACCCACCCCTTTCCGCATCTGGCGATCCAGCACAAACTCGCTCACTGGCTGGCGATGGGGCTGGCCTACGGGCTGTCGATCGTCGGCTACTTCATGCTGTTCGAGCGGTTCCGGCAGGTCAGTTACGACACGCGACCGCTGCTCGCGCTCATGGGCGTGACGGCGTTGCCGATCGTGTTCGACGTCGCCGGGTTCGCGACGCCGTATCTCATCGACATCACATACGAACCGATCGGCGTGGTCGTGTTCGCCCTCGGGCTGCTGTTCGTCTACTTCGCGCGGTTTCAGGCCGTCCAGGCGACCGGCAGCCACGACGAGCCGATGGTCCTGCTCGACGAAACGGACCGGATCCGCGAGTACAACGACAGCGCCGAGTCGCTGTTCCCGTGTCTGCAGGGCGGGACGGCGCTGGGCGACCCGCTGTGGTCGGCCTTGCCCGAGGTGGCCGACGCGCTCGACGCCGACGAACCCATCGTCGGACTGGAGCGTGCGGACGGCCGCCACTACTATCGCGTCTCCGAGCGCCCCTTCGCGGCCGACCGCCCACAGCTCGGCCGCCTGATCGCCCTTCAGGACGTCACCGAACGCGAGCGCTACCGGCGGGAACTCGAACGCCAGAACGACCGGCTGGAATCGTTCGCCAGCATGGTCAGCCACGACCTGCGCAACCCGCTGAGCGTTGCGATGGCCCGCCTCGAACTGGCCCGCACTGAACGCGATTCCGGCGACCACCTCGACACCGCGGCCGACGCGCTCGAGCGGATGGAGACGCTGATCGACGACGTGCTCGCGCTCGCACGACAGGGCCAGCCGATCGACGAACCGACGACCGTCAGTCTCGCGGCGCTTGCCGGGGACGCCTGGGAAATGGTCGACGCACCAGATGTCGACTTCGAAACCGAGGACTGCAGGTTCGACGCCGACCCCGATCGGCTCCAGCAACTGCTCGAAAACCTCTTCCGCAACGCTGTCGAGCACGGCCGCTCCGATCCGGAGACGCGACTTACTGTCCGCGTCGGCCCGCTGTCTGACGGCGAGGGATTCTACGTCGAGGACGACGGACAGGGAATTCCCGAGGACGGGCGCGAGGAGATCTTCGAGAGCGGCTACTCGACGACCTCCACCGGAACGGGATTCGGACTGGCGATCGTCGGGGAAATCGCTGCCGCCCACGGCTGGTCGATCGCAGTCACCGAGAGCGACGAGGGCGGTGCACGCTTCGAGATCACCGGTGTCGAATCCGCGTGA
- a CDS encoding coenzyme F420-0:L-glutamate ligase: MAIEELPSALVTDRDGRLCTNAGIDWSNAPEGAMTLLPEDPDASARRIRTALKERTGAELAVVLADSEILGPGSMDLATGCSGIQVVDSNFGRTDLYGQPKIDGMDMIASELAAGSALLFGQADEQIPVVVRGLEYESGEGVPNSGGLIRRGLRKTIQLTTQLKAREWF; encoded by the coding sequence GTGGCGATCGAGGAGCTGCCGTCGGCGCTCGTGACCGACCGGGACGGCCGACTCTGCACGAACGCCGGGATCGACTGGTCGAACGCGCCCGAGGGCGCGATGACGCTGTTGCCCGAGGATCCGGACGCGAGCGCCCGGCGGATTCGCACGGCCCTCAAGGAGCGGACTGGGGCCGAGCTGGCGGTCGTGCTGGCCGATTCGGAGATCCTCGGCCCGGGGTCGATGGATCTCGCGACCGGCTGTTCCGGGATTCAGGTCGTCGACAGCAACTTCGGGCGGACCGACCTTTACGGCCAGCCGAAGATCGACGGGATGGACATGATCGCCAGCGAACTCGCCGCCGGGTCGGCGCTGCTGTTCGGGCAGGCCGACGAACAGATTCCAGTCGTCGTCCGGGGCTTGGAGTACGAGTCCGGCGAGGGCGTGCCGAACTCGGGCGGGCTGATCCGGCGCGGGCTCCGGAAGACGATCCAGCTGACGACCCAGCTGAAGGCCCGGGAGTGGTTCTAG
- a CDS encoding DUF7533 family protein, translated as MAGVVETVERMATALLVVPVAVAGAHLLVGGQTSAGAALLAIAALMVGISEYVKRPSDVPASAAQRVVGWVAKPPDEDE; from the coding sequence ATGGCAGGCGTCGTCGAGACGGTCGAACGGATGGCCACCGCGCTGCTCGTCGTCCCGGTCGCCGTGGCCGGCGCGCACCTGTTGGTCGGCGGGCAGACCAGCGCGGGTGCCGCGCTGCTGGCGATCGCGGCCCTGATGGTCGGGATCTCCGAGTACGTGAAACGGCCGTCGGACGTGCCGGCGTCGGCCGCTCAGCGAGTCGTCGGCTGGGTCGCCAAACCGCCCGACGAAGACGAGTGA
- a CDS encoding PDC sensor domain-containing protein — MSEKTTDGDGASKRATGSTLLPRFIGRSFVAKFLLALVVVLVLVGSVSAYTFTQTSQELSDETETEYTGIAQQGAFQLDTWQNERGDTTIRLANLADMESGEPQTVQERIDEEMKRLPEDVANLYYIDLSANGEVLATSSDAFQPDFSNENPDFDTLSTDNAPWVTLSIDNLELGDDNLFISDPVRANQRSNIYFVSEVQTDDNRDIVLAMQTDIDTLAGDLGTNARDQFTVVVNDQGKIIADSRPSEETTLAAGTSSFPDYIDGQSGFPSFVDAERQSGFAESVTEGGQLEEPHVAGWAKVANSDLVVITKEPTSQAFSLRSTVTNSLLVLVGTVLLGFLVVGFVFGRGTVSALSRLTGKANELASGNLDVDLSVERADEFGTLTASFAAMRDSLKERIEEAEQARKEAEVSRAEAMELNSYLQDRADEYARIMQQCATGDLTQRMDPDGENEAMDRIATEFNEMIDELEQTTGQLKSFAEEVETAGRDVQQSADVVRETSEDAVDAALTVSNQADDQKQRLQDIAGALDQVVADLDDLDATHENVNLDDALDRLEDTATLIGEVLTETDVVLNEAEDAATAAEEQAAELNEVSERAGDLVRYAGPLQEVLDRFQTESERKFYFPTGPGSSDAQPSDE; from the coding sequence ATGTCAGAGAAAACTACAGACGGTGACGGTGCAAGCAAACGCGCGACGGGGAGCACGCTACTGCCGAGATTCATCGGCCGGAGCTTCGTCGCGAAGTTCCTCCTCGCGCTGGTAGTGGTGTTAGTACTCGTCGGGAGCGTGAGTGCATACACGTTCACGCAGACCTCCCAGGAACTGTCCGACGAGACGGAGACAGAGTACACGGGGATCGCCCAACAGGGCGCGTTCCAACTCGACACCTGGCAGAACGAGCGTGGGGACACCACGATTCGGCTCGCAAATCTCGCCGACATGGAGAGCGGCGAGCCTCAGACCGTCCAGGAGCGTATCGACGAAGAGATGAAGCGGCTCCCGGAAGACGTGGCGAACCTGTACTACATCGATCTCAGCGCGAACGGGGAGGTGCTGGCGACCAGCAGCGACGCGTTCCAGCCCGACTTCTCGAATGAGAACCCCGACTTCGACACGCTCTCGACCGACAACGCGCCCTGGGTCACCCTCTCGATCGACAACCTCGAGCTCGGCGATGACAACCTCTTCATTTCTGATCCAGTGCGCGCCAATCAGCGATCGAACATTTACTTCGTCAGCGAGGTCCAAACTGACGACAACCGGGACATCGTCCTCGCGATGCAAACGGACATCGACACGCTAGCTGGCGACCTCGGGACGAACGCACGGGACCAGTTCACTGTCGTCGTCAACGACCAAGGGAAGATCATCGCCGACTCTCGACCGTCCGAAGAGACGACGCTGGCTGCAGGGACGAGCAGCTTCCCGGACTATATCGACGGACAGAGTGGGTTTCCGTCGTTCGTCGATGCGGAACGTCAGTCCGGGTTCGCCGAGTCTGTCACCGAAGGCGGCCAGCTAGAGGAACCGCACGTCGCCGGATGGGCGAAGGTAGCGAACAGCGACCTCGTCGTGATTACCAAAGAACCGACATCGCAGGCGTTCTCACTCCGTTCGACGGTAACGAACAGCCTCCTCGTACTCGTCGGAACGGTGCTTCTCGGGTTCCTCGTGGTCGGATTCGTCTTCGGTCGCGGGACCGTCAGCGCGCTGAGTCGCCTCACCGGCAAGGCGAACGAACTGGCGTCGGGGAACCTCGACGTCGATCTCTCGGTTGAGCGTGCCGACGAATTCGGAACGCTGACCGCCTCGTTCGCGGCCATGCGTGATTCTCTCAAAGAGCGGATCGAAGAGGCCGAACAAGCCCGAAAAGAGGCCGAAGTCTCACGCGCAGAGGCGATGGAACTGAACAGTTACCTCCAGGATCGGGCGGACGAGTACGCCCGGATCATGCAACAGTGTGCCACCGGTGACCTCACCCAGCGGATGGACCCCGACGGCGAGAACGAGGCGATGGACCGTATCGCGACTGAGTTCAACGAGATGATCGACGAACTCGAGCAGACGACCGGCCAGCTCAAGAGTTTCGCCGAGGAGGTCGAGACGGCGGGTCGGGACGTCCAGCAGTCGGCCGATGTCGTCCGCGAAACCAGCGAGGACGCTGTCGACGCTGCACTCACGGTGTCGAACCAGGCTGACGACCAGAAACAGCGCCTCCAGGACATCGCCGGTGCCCTCGATCAGGTCGTCGCCGACCTCGATGATCTCGACGCTACTCACGAGAACGTCAATCTCGATGACGCCCTCGATCGTCTCGAAGACACAGCCACTCTCATCGGCGAAGTACTCACCGAAACCGATGTGGTTCTGAACGAAGCCGAAGACGCCGCGACGGCCGCCGAAGAACAGGCCGCGGAACTGAACGAAGTGTCGGAACGCGCCGGTGACCTCGTGCGCTACGCTGGACCGCTACAGGAGGTGCTCGACCGCTTCCAGACCGAATCCGAACGCAAGTTCTACTTCCCGACTGGCCCCGGAAGCAGCGACGCGCAACCGAGCGACGAGTGA
- a CDS encoding histidine kinase N-terminal 7TM domain-containing protein: protein MAWQFSPYLILLFFAAIVAVGWALYGAHTVPFQEWDYQIGGFVVLNLAVAVWTSVYGIQIASTTLGTKLLAYKLLHIGGVTVPLAWFVFSLGYGGLEDRLSLLRIGGLAVIPATLLVTLPTNPESLALASITLRRSGDIFLLDVQHGPVYALFLSYSYVLLLSGGYVLVRTGLRQNRVFRGASSLLLVGVAVPFVVNLVHVFGLQPSGINYTPISLSISAFLFGVAVFRYRVHDLTPIAREETFESIQEGIVVFDSNDRVVDLNPAAKAILALDSTAIGRPGSDVLPQYEELGDTDQESRELTVERGETTRIVEMRQSSITADTTHGHIVVLQDITERREYIQRIERQNERLDAFASVVAHDLRNPLSVISGHTKLAEETDDPEHFDTINDAVKRMDSLLENMLTLARQGEAIDDPEEVCLDTIADKAWSVVETGDATLSTRTELRIEADPEGLQQIFENLFRNAIDHVGEDVTVVVGALPTGGFYVEDDGPGIPEDDRDRVFSAGYSTGEGGTGLGLNIVAELVEAHGWTISVTDGPDGGCRFEITDIQTVGKATTGQQKAYRYPQ from the coding sequence ATGGCGTGGCAGTTTTCCCCGTATCTGATCCTTCTGTTTTTTGCGGCGATCGTCGCAGTTGGGTGGGCACTGTATGGGGCACATACGGTTCCGTTTCAGGAATGGGACTATCAGATCGGTGGGTTCGTCGTATTGAACCTCGCAGTCGCGGTATGGACGTCCGTCTACGGGATTCAGATCGCCAGTACGACGCTGGGGACAAAACTTCTCGCATACAAACTCCTCCACATCGGCGGTGTCACTGTCCCGCTGGCGTGGTTTGTGTTCTCATTGGGGTACGGTGGACTCGAAGACCGTCTTTCACTATTGAGAATCGGTGGGCTTGCTGTGATCCCCGCCACGCTGTTGGTCACCCTACCGACGAACCCTGAGTCGCTCGCACTCGCGTCTATCACACTCAGGCGGTCCGGAGACATCTTTTTGCTCGATGTCCAGCACGGTCCAGTGTACGCGCTCTTTTTGTCCTATTCGTACGTGTTACTGCTGTCGGGAGGGTACGTGCTTGTCCGGACGGGACTGCGACAGAACCGGGTGTTTCGGGGCGCCTCCAGTCTGCTACTGGTCGGTGTCGCCGTCCCGTTCGTTGTTAATCTCGTCCACGTCTTCGGACTCCAGCCATCCGGGATCAACTACACGCCGATATCGTTGTCGATCTCTGCATTCCTGTTCGGCGTCGCAGTCTTTCGCTACCGGGTCCACGATCTCACGCCCATTGCGCGAGAGGAGACGTTCGAGAGTATCCAAGAAGGGATCGTCGTCTTCGACAGCAACGACCGAGTCGTCGATCTGAACCCGGCGGCAAAGGCGATACTCGCGCTCGATTCGACCGCCATTGGCCGTCCTGGAAGCGACGTATTGCCACAGTACGAGGAACTGGGCGACACCGATCAAGAGTCCCGGGAACTGACGGTCGAACGGGGCGAGACCACACGGATCGTCGAAATGCGCCAGTCGTCAATCACCGCCGACACGACACACGGACACATTGTCGTCCTACAGGACATCACCGAACGCAGAGAGTACATCCAGCGGATCGAACGCCAAAACGAGCGACTCGACGCGTTCGCCAGCGTCGTCGCCCACGATCTACGCAACCCGCTGAGCGTGATCTCAGGTCACACCAAGCTGGCCGAGGAAACCGACGATCCGGAACACTTCGATACGATCAACGACGCGGTAAAACGGATGGACAGTCTGCTGGAGAATATGTTAACGCTGGCGCGTCAGGGCGAGGCGATCGACGACCCTGAGGAGGTGTGTCTGGATACCATCGCTGACAAGGCGTGGTCGGTCGTCGAAACCGGCGATGCAACCCTTTCGACGCGGACCGAACTACGAATCGAGGCCGACCCAGAAGGGCTCCAACAGATCTTTGAGAATCTGTTTCGGAACGCTATCGATCACGTGGGCGAGGATGTCACCGTCGTCGTCGGAGCACTACCGACGGGGGGGTTCTACGTGGAGGATGACGGCCCCGGTATCCCGGAAGACGACCGTGATCGTGTGTTTTCTGCAGGCTACTCGACGGGTGAAGGCGGAACCGGTCTGGGGCTGAATATCGTCGCCGAGCTCGTTGAAGCCCACGGCTGGACGATCAGCGTCACGGACGGTCCCGACGGCGGCTGTCGGTTCGAGATTACGGATATCCAGACTGTCGGTAAGGCGACCACCGGACAGCAGAAAGCGTATCGATATCCCCAATGA